A window of the Cystobacter fuscus genome harbors these coding sequences:
- a CDS encoding DUF2283 domain-containing protein, with protein sequence MGQTDSKKKLGRFELRVSEDDQDVAYLRLPSHPGETCKMSKSIRLAELMGSYTGPDVVLDFDQDGVLVGIEILA encoded by the coding sequence ATGGGGCAGACGGATTCCAAGAAGAAGCTCGGGCGCTTCGAGTTGCGAGTCTCCGAAGACGATCAGGACGTGGCTTATTTGCGCCTCCCGAGTCACCCCGGTGAGACCTGCAAGATGTCGAAGTCGATCAGGCTCGCCGAACTCATGGGGTCATACACGGGCCCCGATGTGGTGCTCGACTTCGACCAGGATGGAGTCCTGGTCGGAATCGAGATCCTGGCGTGA